One window of the Pseudochaenichthys georgianus chromosome 21, fPseGeo1.2, whole genome shotgun sequence genome contains the following:
- the chaf1b gene encoding chromatin assembly factor 1 subunit B, whose protein sequence is MKVVTCEIAWHNKEPVYSLDFQHSPDGRICRLATAGVDTTVRLWRVDMGPDGKAVVDFLSNLTRHTKAVNVVRFSPNGELLASGGDDAAILLWKLNDSKEPEPMPMFQEDEDALLNKESWTVVKTLRGHIEDVYDICWTRDASSMISGSVDNTAIMWDINKGTKLSVLNDHKSYVQGVTWDPLGQYVATLSCDRVMRVYSTHTKKKAFCISKMSSGPLAEGEVKQHRMFHDDSMRSFFRRLSFTPDGSFLLAPAGCVEIGENIINTTYIFSRKSLKRPIAHLPCPSKATLAVRCCPVYFELRTKTLEDGTVQTLPNVFQLPYRMVFAVASEDSIYLYDTQQTLPFGLVSNIHYHTLSDLTWSRDGSFLAVSSTDGYCSFLSFSPGELGTALKEPPTLEVFTPSTATEKKGKKSAAARNSSPLTQPQSSAQTPTSQTIISKVTPVTPVTPPEEKKSTPSAKSKPLPRRITLNTLQGWGKPSSPKTTAPPAPQTPTSESPSAPSTPQARIAPLTPTQSSSTQPRLTPLTPTNSSTTQPRIGPLTPSTPKASGNNAGQMTPKGTTTPKGPTPRRVSLTTVASRSPAVSSLFRTASSTEKAKHERPSPPSDPVCQPPEPKRSKTSEPAAKSSATQT, encoded by the exons ATGAAGGTGGTTACGTGTGAGATTGCATGGCACAACAAGGAGCCAGTCTACAGTCTGGACTTCCAGCACAGCCCGGATGGTCGCATTTGTCGGCTGGCCACAGCTGGAGTGGACACCACAGTCAGA CTGTGGCGGGTGGACATGGGCCCTGACGGGAAGGCAGTGGTGGACTTTCTGTCTAATCTCACCAGACATACCAAGGCTGTGAACGTTGTGCGCTTCAGCCCCAATGGAGAGCTGCTGGCCTCAGGAGGAGATG ATGCAGCGATTCTGCTGTGGAAGCTCAATGACTCTAAAGAGCCCGAGCCGATGCCCATGTTCCAGGAGGATGAAGATGCTCTGCTCAACAAAGAGAGCTGGACTGTGGTCAAGACTTTAAG GGGTCACATAGAGGATGTGTATGACATCTGCTGGACACGGGACGCAAGCTCCATGATCTCCGGGTCTGTTGACAACACGGCTATTATGTGGGACATCAACAAAG GAACGAAGCTGTCCGTCTTGAATGACCATAAGAGCTACGTGCAGGGGGTGACCTGGGATCCTCTGGGGCAATATGTAGCCACTCTCAGCTGTGACAG AGTGATGCGTGTGTACAGCACTCACACCAAGAAGAAAGCCTTCTGCATCAGTAAGATGAGCTCTGGGCCTCTCGCAGAGGGAGAG GTGAAGCAGCACAGAATGTTCCATGACGACAGCATGAGGTCGTTTTTCCGTCGTCTTTCATTCACACCAGATGGGTCTTTCTTGCTCGCCCCAG CTGGGTGCGTGGAGATTGGagaaaacatcataaatacCACCTACATCTTTTCCAGGAAGAGTCTCAAGAG GCCTATCGCACACTTGCCATGTCCGTCTAAAGCTACACTGGCTGTGCGATGCTGCCCCGTCTACTTTGAACTGAGGACCAAGACGCTAGAAG ATGGTACAGTTCAGACTCTTCCCAACGTCTTCCAGTTGCCGTACCGCATGGTGTTCGCTGTGGCGTCTGAGGACTCCATCTACCTGTATGACACGCAGCAGACCCTTCCCTTCGGCCTGGTGTCAAACATCCACTACCACACACTCAGCGACCTCACGTG GTCCCGGGACGGCTCCTTCCTGGCGGTGTCCTCCACAGACGGCTACTGctccttcctctccttctctcctGGGGAGCTGGGCACTGCGCTGAAGGAGCCCCCCACCCTGGAGGTCTTTACACCAAGCACTGCCACTGAGAAAAAGGGCAAGAAGTCGGCAGCTGCTAGAAACTCGTCTCCCCTGACCCAGCCACAAAGCTCAGCCCAGACCCCCACATCCCAAACCATCATCAGCAAAGTCACCCCTGTCACCCCCGTCACCCCCCCAGAGGAGAAGAAGAGCACCCCGAGTGCCAAGTCCAAACCTCTGCCCCGAAGAATCACCCTGAACACCCTGCAGGGCTGGGGGAAGCCCTCCTCCCCTAAAACTACAGCTCCCCCAGCCCCTCAGACCCCAACGTCTGAGAGCCCCAGCGCACCCTCCACTCCCCAGGCTCGCATCGCCCCTCTCACCCCGACCCAGTCCTCCTCAACACAGCCACGTCTCACCCCTCTCACCCCTACCAATTCGTCCACAACACAGCCCCGCATCGGCCCCCTCACTCCCTCCACCCCTAAGGCCAGTGGTAATAACGCTGGGCAAATGACTCCTAAAGGTACCACCACCCCAAAGGGACCCACCCCAAG
- the morc3a gene encoding MORC family CW-type zinc finger protein 3a isoform X2, protein MAAQGDRGVPLSTLCPKYLHANSTSHTWPFSAIAELIDNAYDPDVNAKQFWIDKIVVKKQDCLSFMDNGYGLDKDKIHKMLSFGYSDKTPVKGVKPIGMYGNGFKSGSMRLGRDAIVFSKSKSVSCVGMLSQTYLEEIGANQIIVPIVCFERKEKKKFSVREEHKASLQDILRYSPFNKPEEIQAEIDGISSKTGTRIIIWNLRSTSSKPSEFDFERDRYDIRIPSEFDETMKDAAPKPGPSQVTKSNIPESVSSLRAYCSILYLKPRMQIIVRGQKVKSQLIAKTLAFVRKDHYKPTFLPKRIPITFGYNTRSKDQYGIMLYHKNRLIKAYERVGCQLKANNKGVGVIGIIECFFLEPTHNKQSFDETDKYRKTMNSVGTKLEEYWNEINYKKKQENPNSTTPMEDTTKRPDQNWVMCDECLHWRKLPDGIDTDKLPDKWSCHLNPDPQFRSCQAEQEHVDSDDDLQPSYRKTYKLKEREDMRIQEQKAEEARLADLAKQKKAQIQAVTSPSTHTTPTSRFNNMLPPGGAVSALSIPLRSSPLSQAACSPSSGSDLPYISGVFSLANLPLRGKRTQPASPQITSKRPRQNGFHQGKLDPSTSVNVSPLSSPPFLNENDEDTDDDDDDICILETVSTPKPTNLSVDLTKVKTEVEQSDADVGMLMECSDDAALDNGPDINAAGTSSSASAAVGTSTSTGVSTSTTQTDVPKVKKEEEDQIPTERVRLSTSNITKPSGVCSVEQSVSKEARSGDAHCENQGELTLQNGVTHHEDSEEEAGPSWAQKDSPHPHPSVIEIQGQQDQLLELMQEIAQQRDSFKEQVHSLTCQLHDTQSRLQELSSVMKESSNQASQTEESEVKDYKGLFEKAKQKVEELIKEKVSLEATKPSTAQCEEKDFDEIAMQVDCLMRQLDERQKEHDELRSQLTSLEEEKTNLVSKWEFRLSLQQEKDNAQESRTTPHRASDSTVQTDPEEAGEASTSGTQSSSETFRSLIELRHNVGRLLLSYVPLELDQVNYECNVIDEILEQVLSSGVSVAPRDGATNE, encoded by the exons ATGGCGGCACAAGGAGACCGCGGTGTCCCGCTCAGTACA CTTTGTCCCAAATATCTTCATGCCAATTCCACCAGCCATACCTGGCCCTTCAGCGCCATAGCTGAGCTTATCG ACAATGCCTATGATCCAGATGTCAATGCCAAACAGTTCTGGATTGATAAGATTGTGGTCAAAAAGCAGGACTGCCTTAGCTTtatggataatggatatggaCTGGACAAAGATAAAATACACAAGATGCTCAG CTTTGGCTACAGTGACAAGACTCCTGTAAAGGGAGTAAAGCCCATTGGTATGTACGGCAACGGTTTCAAGTCTGGATCCATGCGCCTCGGCAGAGACGCCATCGTGTTTTCGAAGTCAAAGAGTGTGTCCTGCGTTGGGATGCTCTCTCAGACCTACCTGGAAGAGATTGGTGCTAACCAAATAATTGTTCCTATTGTATGCTTTGAacggaaagaaaaaaagaagt TCAGTGTAAGAGAAGAACACAAGGCCAGTCTTCAGGACATCCTGCGCTATTCCCCATTCAACAAACCGGAAGAAATTCAGGCTGAGATCGACGGCATCAGTTCCAAAACGGGCACACGGATCATCATCTGGAATCTCCGCAG TACATCTAGTAAACCATCAGAATTTGATTTTGAGAGGGACCGCTACGATATCCGAATACCATCTGAATTCGACGAGACAATGAAGGACGCTGCTCCAAAACCAGGTCCAAGTCAAGTGACCAAGTCAAACATCCCTGAGAGTGTTTCCTCACTGCGG GCATATTGCAGTATTCTCTACTTGAAGCCTCGGATGCAGATCATCGTACGGGGTCAAAAGGTGAAATCTCAGCTCATTGCTAAGACACTGGCCTTCGTCAGAAAGGACCACTACAAGCCCACTTTCCTG CCCAAACGCATTCCCATCACTTTTGGCTATAACACCAGAAGTAAAGACCAGTATGGCATTATGCTGTATCACAAGAATCGGCTCATAAAAGCCTACGAACGTGTAGGCTGCCAGCTCAAG GCCAACAACAAAGGTGTTGGGGTTATTGGGATCATAGAGTGTTTCTTTCTGGAACCTACCCACAACAAACAGAGCTTTGATGAAACAGATAAGTACAG GAAAACAATGAACAGCGTGGGGACCAAACTGGAGGAGTACTGGAATGAAATAAACTACaagaaaaaacaagagaatccaaacagcaccacacCCATGGAAGATACCAC GAAGCGACCGGATCAAAACTGGGTGATGTGTGATGAGTGTTTGCACTGGCGCAAACTCCCTGATGGGATCGACACCGACAAGCTGCCAGATAAATGGTCCTGCCATTTGAACCCGGATCCGCAGTTCAG GAGCTGCCAGGCAGAACAGGAGCATGTGGACTCAGATGACGATCTGCAACCTTCATACCGCAAAACGTATAAACTAAA AGAAAGGGAAGACATGAGGATTCAAGAGCAAAAG GCTGAGGAGGCGCGTTTGGCTGATCTCGCCAAGCAGAAAAAGGCCCAAATACAG GCTGTTACTTCCCCCTCCACACATACTACCCCAACGAGTAGGTTTAACAACATGTTGCCCCCAGGGGGGGCTGTGAGTGCTCTCTCCATTCCACTGAGGTCCTCCCCCCTTTCACAAGCTG CTTGCAGCCCTTCAAGTGGCAGTGATCTTCCATATATATCCGGTGTTTTCTCACTGGCAAATCTCCCCCTGAG GGGGAAAAGAACCCAGCCGGCTTCTCCACAAATAACCTCCAAAAGGCCGAGACAGAATGGCTTCCATCAGGGCAAATTAGACCCATCAACATCAGTGAATGTGAGCCCACTGAGCTCCCCACCATTTCTCAATGAAAATGATGAGGatactgatgatgatgatgatgatatatGCATCTTGGAGACGGTCAGTACCCCCAAGCCAACAAATCTCTCCGTAGACTTGACTAAAGTGAAGACCGAGGTGGAGCAAAGTGATGCTGACGTGGGCATGCTGATGGAGTGCAGCGATGATGCTGCTTTGGATAACGGCCCAGACATAAATGCTGCGGGAACGAGCTCCTCAGCGTCTGCAGCTGTGGGAACCAGTACCTCCACAGGGGTGTCCACCAGCACCACCCAAACAGATGTACCCAAAGTAAAGAAGGAAGAGGAGGACCAAATTCCAACTGAGAGAGTGAGGCTGAGTACATCTAATATAACAAAGCCTTCAGGTGTCTGCAGTGTGGAGCAAAGTGTAAGTAAGGAAGCGAGAAGTGGAGATGCTCATTGTGAGAATCAAGGAGAGCTCACCTTGCAGAATGGAGTGACACATCATGAAGATAGTGAGGAAGAAGCTGGACCTTCCTGGGCTCAAAAAGACTCTCCACATCCCCACCCCAGTGTGATTGAGATACAGGGACAGCAGGACCAGCTTCTAGAACTCATGCAGGAAATCGCTCAGCAGAGAGACTCCTTTAAAGAGCAGGTGCACAGTCTTACCTGCCAACTGCACGACACGCAGAGCAGACTGCAGGAGCTGAGCAGTGTGATGAAGGAGAGCTCCAACCAGGCCAGCCAGACGGAGGAATCTGAGGTGAAGGACTACAAAGGTCTGTTTGAGAAGGCCAAACAGAAAGTGGAAGAACTTATTAAGGAAAAGGTTTCACTGGAAGCCACCAAACCCAGTACTGCCCAATGTGAGGAAAAGGACTTTGACGAGATTGCTATGCAAGTTGACTGTCTGATGCGACAGCTGGATGAAAGACAAAAGGAGCATGATGAACTGCGCTCACAG TTGACCAGTCTGGAAGAGGAAAAGACCAACCTGGTATCCAAGTGGGAGTTCAGGTTGAGCCTGCAGCAGGAGAAGGATAACGCACAAGAGAGCAGAACAACTCCACACAGAGCCTCTGATTCCACCGTACAAACAGATCCAGAGGAGGCAGGAGAGGCATCTACCTCTGGCACACAGTCAAGCTCGGAAACATTCAGAAG TTTGATTGAGCTGAGGCACAACGTCGGGCGCCTTCTCCTCTCCTACGTGCCATTGGAACTGGACCAGGTCAATTACGAGTGCAATGTCATTGATGAGATCCTAGAACAGGTGCTCTCTAGTGGGGTGTCTGTTGCACCAAGAGACGGAGCAACAAATGAATAA
- the morc3a gene encoding MORC family CW-type zinc finger protein 3a isoform X1 has product MAAQGDRGVPLSTLCPKYLHANSTSHTWPFSAIAELIDNAYDPDVNAKQFWIDKIVVKKQDCLSFMDNGYGLDKDKIHKMLSFGYSDKTPVKGVKPIGMYGNGFKSGSMRLGRDAIVFSKSKSVSCVGMLSQTYLEEIGANQIIVPIVCFERKEKKKFSVREEHKASLQDILRYSPFNKPEEIQAEIDGISSKTGTRIIIWNLRSTSSKPSEFDFERDRYDIRIPSEFDETMKDAAPKPGPSQVTKSNIPESVSSLRAYCSILYLKPRMQIIVRGQKVKSQLIAKTLAFVRKDHYKPTFLPKRIPITFGYNTRSKDQYGIMLYHKNRLIKAYERVGCQLKANNKGVGVIGIIECFFLEPTHNKQSFDETDKYRKTMNSVGTKLEEYWNEINYKKKQENPNSTTPMEDTTKRPDQNWVMCDECLHWRKLPDGIDTDKLPDKWSCHLNPDPQFRSCQAEQEHVDSDDDLQPSYRKTYKLKEREDMRIQEQKAEEARLADLAKQKKAQIQAVTSPSTHTTPTSRFNNMLPPGGAVSALSIPLRSSPLSQAACSPSSGSDLPYISGVFSLANLPLSRGKRTQPASPQITSKRPRQNGFHQGKLDPSTSVNVSPLSSPPFLNENDEDTDDDDDDICILETVSTPKPTNLSVDLTKVKTEVEQSDADVGMLMECSDDAALDNGPDINAAGTSSSASAAVGTSTSTGVSTSTTQTDVPKVKKEEEDQIPTERVRLSTSNITKPSGVCSVEQSVSKEARSGDAHCENQGELTLQNGVTHHEDSEEEAGPSWAQKDSPHPHPSVIEIQGQQDQLLELMQEIAQQRDSFKEQVHSLTCQLHDTQSRLQELSSVMKESSNQASQTEESEVKDYKGLFEKAKQKVEELIKEKVSLEATKPSTAQCEEKDFDEIAMQVDCLMRQLDERQKEHDELRSQLTSLEEEKTNLVSKWEFRLSLQQEKDNAQESRTTPHRASDSTVQTDPEEAGEASTSGTQSSSETFRSLIELRHNVGRLLLSYVPLELDQVNYECNVIDEILEQVLSSGVSVAPRDGATNE; this is encoded by the exons ATGGCGGCACAAGGAGACCGCGGTGTCCCGCTCAGTACA CTTTGTCCCAAATATCTTCATGCCAATTCCACCAGCCATACCTGGCCCTTCAGCGCCATAGCTGAGCTTATCG ACAATGCCTATGATCCAGATGTCAATGCCAAACAGTTCTGGATTGATAAGATTGTGGTCAAAAAGCAGGACTGCCTTAGCTTtatggataatggatatggaCTGGACAAAGATAAAATACACAAGATGCTCAG CTTTGGCTACAGTGACAAGACTCCTGTAAAGGGAGTAAAGCCCATTGGTATGTACGGCAACGGTTTCAAGTCTGGATCCATGCGCCTCGGCAGAGACGCCATCGTGTTTTCGAAGTCAAAGAGTGTGTCCTGCGTTGGGATGCTCTCTCAGACCTACCTGGAAGAGATTGGTGCTAACCAAATAATTGTTCCTATTGTATGCTTTGAacggaaagaaaaaaagaagt TCAGTGTAAGAGAAGAACACAAGGCCAGTCTTCAGGACATCCTGCGCTATTCCCCATTCAACAAACCGGAAGAAATTCAGGCTGAGATCGACGGCATCAGTTCCAAAACGGGCACACGGATCATCATCTGGAATCTCCGCAG TACATCTAGTAAACCATCAGAATTTGATTTTGAGAGGGACCGCTACGATATCCGAATACCATCTGAATTCGACGAGACAATGAAGGACGCTGCTCCAAAACCAGGTCCAAGTCAAGTGACCAAGTCAAACATCCCTGAGAGTGTTTCCTCACTGCGG GCATATTGCAGTATTCTCTACTTGAAGCCTCGGATGCAGATCATCGTACGGGGTCAAAAGGTGAAATCTCAGCTCATTGCTAAGACACTGGCCTTCGTCAGAAAGGACCACTACAAGCCCACTTTCCTG CCCAAACGCATTCCCATCACTTTTGGCTATAACACCAGAAGTAAAGACCAGTATGGCATTATGCTGTATCACAAGAATCGGCTCATAAAAGCCTACGAACGTGTAGGCTGCCAGCTCAAG GCCAACAACAAAGGTGTTGGGGTTATTGGGATCATAGAGTGTTTCTTTCTGGAACCTACCCACAACAAACAGAGCTTTGATGAAACAGATAAGTACAG GAAAACAATGAACAGCGTGGGGACCAAACTGGAGGAGTACTGGAATGAAATAAACTACaagaaaaaacaagagaatccaaacagcaccacacCCATGGAAGATACCAC GAAGCGACCGGATCAAAACTGGGTGATGTGTGATGAGTGTTTGCACTGGCGCAAACTCCCTGATGGGATCGACACCGACAAGCTGCCAGATAAATGGTCCTGCCATTTGAACCCGGATCCGCAGTTCAG GAGCTGCCAGGCAGAACAGGAGCATGTGGACTCAGATGACGATCTGCAACCTTCATACCGCAAAACGTATAAACTAAA AGAAAGGGAAGACATGAGGATTCAAGAGCAAAAG GCTGAGGAGGCGCGTTTGGCTGATCTCGCCAAGCAGAAAAAGGCCCAAATACAG GCTGTTACTTCCCCCTCCACACATACTACCCCAACGAGTAGGTTTAACAACATGTTGCCCCCAGGGGGGGCTGTGAGTGCTCTCTCCATTCCACTGAGGTCCTCCCCCCTTTCACAAGCTG CTTGCAGCCCTTCAAGTGGCAGTGATCTTCCATATATATCCGGTGTTTTCTCACTGGCAAATCTCCCCCTGAG CAGGGGGAAAAGAACCCAGCCGGCTTCTCCACAAATAACCTCCAAAAGGCCGAGACAGAATGGCTTCCATCAGGGCAAATTAGACCCATCAACATCAGTGAATGTGAGCCCACTGAGCTCCCCACCATTTCTCAATGAAAATGATGAGGatactgatgatgatgatgatgatatatGCATCTTGGAGACGGTCAGTACCCCCAAGCCAACAAATCTCTCCGTAGACTTGACTAAAGTGAAGACCGAGGTGGAGCAAAGTGATGCTGACGTGGGCATGCTGATGGAGTGCAGCGATGATGCTGCTTTGGATAACGGCCCAGACATAAATGCTGCGGGAACGAGCTCCTCAGCGTCTGCAGCTGTGGGAACCAGTACCTCCACAGGGGTGTCCACCAGCACCACCCAAACAGATGTACCCAAAGTAAAGAAGGAAGAGGAGGACCAAATTCCAACTGAGAGAGTGAGGCTGAGTACATCTAATATAACAAAGCCTTCAGGTGTCTGCAGTGTGGAGCAAAGTGTAAGTAAGGAAGCGAGAAGTGGAGATGCTCATTGTGAGAATCAAGGAGAGCTCACCTTGCAGAATGGAGTGACACATCATGAAGATAGTGAGGAAGAAGCTGGACCTTCCTGGGCTCAAAAAGACTCTCCACATCCCCACCCCAGTGTGATTGAGATACAGGGACAGCAGGACCAGCTTCTAGAACTCATGCAGGAAATCGCTCAGCAGAGAGACTCCTTTAAAGAGCAGGTGCACAGTCTTACCTGCCAACTGCACGACACGCAGAGCAGACTGCAGGAGCTGAGCAGTGTGATGAAGGAGAGCTCCAACCAGGCCAGCCAGACGGAGGAATCTGAGGTGAAGGACTACAAAGGTCTGTTTGAGAAGGCCAAACAGAAAGTGGAAGAACTTATTAAGGAAAAGGTTTCACTGGAAGCCACCAAACCCAGTACTGCCCAATGTGAGGAAAAGGACTTTGACGAGATTGCTATGCAAGTTGACTGTCTGATGCGACAGCTGGATGAAAGACAAAAGGAGCATGATGAACTGCGCTCACAG TTGACCAGTCTGGAAGAGGAAAAGACCAACCTGGTATCCAAGTGGGAGTTCAGGTTGAGCCTGCAGCAGGAGAAGGATAACGCACAAGAGAGCAGAACAACTCCACACAGAGCCTCTGATTCCACCGTACAAACAGATCCAGAGGAGGCAGGAGAGGCATCTACCTCTGGCACACAGTCAAGCTCGGAAACATTCAGAAG TTTGATTGAGCTGAGGCACAACGTCGGGCGCCTTCTCCTCTCCTACGTGCCATTGGAACTGGACCAGGTCAATTACGAGTGCAATGTCATTGATGAGATCCTAGAACAGGTGCTCTCTAGTGGGGTGTCTGTTGCACCAAGAGACGGAGCAACAAATGAATAA